Proteins from one Salvelinus namaycush isolate Seneca chromosome 34, SaNama_1.0, whole genome shotgun sequence genomic window:
- the LOC120028647 gene encoding distal membrane-arm assembly complex protein 2-like encodes MAAPLMLMRRSCRQVTLLAAASRYWSSIPVAPPSLQSRLLLFLSQRFHDIETILSWSSWFKNRGLRQKNFFYGYTQQNYGDNIAAAYCILSLKGGFRFAGQSEWFRSDRRGKFNWDFMNHRDTSIEEVDVSNTLINYTGLENLVKQRGLRTLSVSGCAEVDDWFLSRLHIFQDTLEELDISNCPRISVGGLAALQKLRGLRRLNVSSLPKLQNPGLVAILLEEMLPHCHVTAVGYDHSLIYSQTQTDG; translated from the exons ATGGCTGCTCCCTTGATG TTGATGCGGCGAAGCTGTAGGCAGGTGACCCTCTTGGCCGCCGCATCGCGTTACTGGAGCTCTATCCCTGTGGCTCCGCCCTCACTACAGTCcaggctcctcctcttcctcagccAGCGTTTCCATGACATTGAGACTATCCTCAGCTGGAGCTCCTGGTTCAAGAACCGAGGTCTACGACAGAAGAATTT TTTCTATGGTTACACCCAGCAAAACTATGGGGACAACATTGCAGCTGCTTATTGCATCCTTAGCCTGAAGGGAGGATTCAG GTTTGCAGGGCAGTCAGAGTGGTTCCGATCAGACAGAAGAGGGAAGTTCAATTGGGACTTCATGAACCACCGGGACACCTCCATAGAGGAAGTGGATGTCAGCAACACACTCATTAACTACACGGGCCTGGAAAACCTGG tGAAACAGAGGGGGTTGCGTACTCTCTCTGTGAGTGGCTGCGCTGAGGTGGATGACTGGTTCCTGTCCCGCCTCCATATCTTCCAGGACACCCTGGAGGAGCTGGACATTTCGAACTGTCCCCGAATCTCTGTGGGGGGCCTGGCCGCACTGCAGAAGCTGAG GGGTCTGCGACGGCTGAACGTGTCCTCCCTCCCCAAGCTCCAGAACCCTGGGCTGGTCGCCATCCTGCTGGAGGAGATGCTTCCTCATTGCCATGTTACTGCTGTCGGGTACGACCACAGCCTGATCTACAGCCAAACACAGACAGACGGCTAG